From Zavarzinella sp., one genomic window encodes:
- a CDS encoding DHH family phosphoesterase — protein MTFISHVQPDPDSIGSMLGLSHLVESTLGIPTRITRDGLINRAENRAMVELLDVDMDPVEKLDYLPDEAVVMVDSQPKTGRHSIDCKVRLYGVIDHHNTPGDLQGIPFIDLRPSLGATCTIVTRYLLEQRVSVPEKIATALYYGIETEVGGYPREATQIDDGALHFLFPLANKDLLAQIRNAKLSHGHFEVLLNALQCSTIYDRLMISWMSHIHQPEQVAEVVDFMVRFEKVDWALCGGIYQGKLLLSLRTSIHNVQAGDLLRKVVGDLGKAGGHDRRAGGCIPLPADNPGAACAIQEELRRRMIKELNIHDHCGERLVPLRELLQKL, from the coding sequence GTGACATTCATTTCACATGTTCAGCCAGACCCAGACAGTATTGGAAGCATGCTGGGTTTGTCTCATCTGGTCGAGTCGACCTTGGGGATTCCCACTCGCATTACACGCGATGGATTAATTAACCGTGCAGAAAATCGGGCAATGGTGGAATTGCTTGATGTGGATATGGATCCGGTTGAGAAACTGGATTACCTTCCCGATGAAGCAGTGGTGATGGTGGATAGTCAGCCAAAAACTGGCCGACATTCCATTGATTGCAAAGTACGCTTATACGGCGTAATCGACCACCACAATACCCCTGGTGACCTGCAGGGTATTCCATTTATTGACTTACGCCCCAGCCTGGGTGCCACCTGCACGATTGTCACTCGTTATCTGCTGGAACAGCGGGTTTCCGTTCCGGAGAAAATTGCCACGGCACTTTACTACGGCATTGAAACCGAAGTGGGGGGCTATCCCCGGGAAGCGACACAGATTGACGATGGTGCGCTGCACTTTTTATTCCCATTGGCGAATAAAGATCTGCTGGCACAAATACGTAATGCCAAACTGTCCCATGGCCACTTTGAAGTGCTGCTGAATGCACTGCAATGTTCCACCATCTACGACCGCCTGATGATCAGTTGGATGAGCCACATTCACCAACCGGAACAAGTTGCCGAAGTAGTGGACTTCATGGTGCGTTTCGAAAAAGTAGACTGGGCACTCTGTGGAGGAATCTATCAGGGTAAACTGCTGCTTTCGTTACGCACTTCCATACATAATGTGCAGGCAGGCGACCTGCTGCGGAAAGTAGTGGGCGATCTGGGTAAAGCAGGTGGGCACGATCGCAGAGCAGGGGGATGTATCCCACTGCCAGCTGATAACCCAGGTGCTGCCTGTGCGATTCAGGAAGAACTACGCCGACGGATGATCAAAGAACTGAACATCCACGATCACTGTGGGGAACGCCTGGTTCCACTTCGTGAACTACTTCAGAAATTATGA
- a CDS encoding alkaline phosphatase family protein: MLIVINAVGLTPRLLQYAPRLKQIADRTAMRPMQDILPAVTMSAQATLLTGKPVNEHGIVGNGWLFRETNEIRFWQQSNRQMQSEPVYQTARNEAARRGRKFKTAKMFWWFNQGAAVDISVTPKPHYGIDGSKAFGISSTPPDLAGALETKLGKFPFAAFWGPMAGAKSSAWIAQASAEVVRTEKPDLTLVYVPHLDYDPQRFGPSGCNMQQQVQQLDDICAPLLDAAQAEGADVWVVSEYGHCDVNTVVYPNRHLREAGLLQVRSGPFGEQLETYQSKAFAVCDHQVAHVYVADHADIPLVWACLEAIPGVGKLISGNTKKEYHLNHQRAGEIIMLSQPNAWFAYPFWLDDREAPDYARCVAIHNKPGYDPCELFFDPRITLPKLKVAWKLIQKMLGFRMKLDVVPLDGTIVKGSHGLIAENPLDGPLLIANNLPAGDSPLPMTYFRDHLLQHFDLLPE; encoded by the coding sequence ATGTTAATTGTCATCAATGCCGTGGGCCTAACGCCAAGGTTGTTGCAATATGCTCCCCGCTTGAAGCAGATTGCCGATCGCACAGCGATGCGACCAATGCAGGATATATTGCCAGCAGTAACGATGTCTGCACAGGCCACATTATTGACTGGGAAACCTGTGAACGAACATGGAATTGTGGGCAATGGCTGGCTATTTCGCGAAACCAACGAAATCCGCTTCTGGCAGCAATCCAATCGGCAAATGCAGTCTGAACCGGTCTATCAAACTGCACGCAACGAAGCTGCGAGGCGGGGGAGAAAGTTCAAAACTGCCAAAATGTTCTGGTGGTTTAATCAGGGTGCCGCAGTGGATATTTCAGTAACACCCAAACCGCACTATGGTATTGATGGCAGCAAAGCATTTGGCATCTCCAGCACCCCACCTGATCTTGCAGGTGCGTTGGAAACCAAACTTGGAAAGTTTCCTTTTGCTGCTTTCTGGGGGCCGATGGCCGGTGCCAAAAGTAGTGCCTGGATTGCCCAGGCGAGTGCCGAAGTGGTTCGCACGGAGAAACCTGATCTGACACTGGTTTATGTTCCGCATCTGGATTACGATCCACAACGCTTTGGCCCCAGCGGGTGCAACATGCAGCAACAAGTGCAGCAGTTGGACGATATTTGTGCCCCACTGCTGGATGCAGCTCAGGCAGAAGGTGCCGATGTGTGGGTAGTAAGCGAATATGGCCACTGCGATGTGAATACCGTGGTCTATCCCAATCGGCATCTACGCGAGGCGGGGTTACTTCAGGTGCGATCGGGACCATTCGGCGAACAACTGGAAACCTATCAAAGCAAGGCATTTGCCGTGTGCGACCACCAGGTTGCCCATGTGTATGTGGCAGATCATGCAGATATTCCGTTAGTATGGGCCTGCCTCGAAGCCATTCCTGGTGTGGGCAAGTTAATTTCCGGAAATACGAAGAAAGAATATCATCTGAATCACCAACGTGCTGGCGAAATCATTATGCTGTCTCAGCCGAACGCCTGGTTTGCATATCCCTTCTGGCTGGATGATCGCGAAGCACCCGATTATGCACGGTGCGTTGCCATCCACAATAAACCAGGCTACGACCCATGCGAACTGTTCTTTGATCCCAGGATAACCCTGCCCAAATTGAAGGTGGCGTGGAAACTGATCCAGAAAATGCTGGGCTTTCGGATGAAGCTGGATGTGGTACCTCTGGATGGGACCATCGTGAAAGGAAGTCATGGCCTGATTGCTGAAAACCCCCTGGATGGCCCACTGTTGATAGCAAATAACTTGCCTGCTGGCGATAGCCCGCTGCCGATGACTTATTTCCGGGATCATCTGTTGCAGCATTTTGATTTGTTGCCAGAATAA
- a CDS encoding ThuA domain-containing protein — translation MKTYLLSTFLCFCTTVLHAADTNVKILFLGDNAGHRPAERYRQLAPVLAKRGIDITYTDKVTALNSTTLNRYDGLLIYANINDITAEQETALLDYVASGKGFIPLHCGSFCFIRSQKYIDLVGAQFSRHGTGIFRVTPATTKHPIMENFQSFESWDETYVHSKHNDKDRTVLEYREEGGQKEPWTWIRTHGKGKVFYTAWGHDERTWAHSGFQNLVERGILWACGREIPAYAKYIDQPRLTGPVANADQFEYQNAKIPFYPGRGRDQRAPRQMQLPVSPEESMKHYQYPADFDLKLFASEPGLGGKPIAMNWDARGRLWLAVTVDYPNDLQAPGKGNDKIIICEDTNNDGKADQFKVFADKLSIPTSFTFAYDGIVVHQAPDTLFLRDTNGDDVADERNVLFTGWGTRDTHAGPSNLRYSLDGWYYGIVGYSGFNGRIAGEQVSMRQGLYRFQLTKERDRVRVSRFEFLRNTSNNSWGVGISEEGLVFGSTANGTPSVFLGMPNRYYEQVQGWSSSVLPNIAISNAFKPITTKVRQVDFHGGFTAAAGHALYTARAYPSYYWNRTAFVAEPTGHLCATFILEPKGADFIARNSWNLVAGQDEWISPIAAEVGPDGNMWVIDWYNFIVQHNPTPAGFENGRGNAYETELRDKKHGRIYRLVAAKTQLGNAPFPANPSNEQLVAGLKSDNMFWRLHAQRMLIERKATEEKVVAALNMLSLEDSVDAIGLNPAAMHAIWCLNYLQEPMVKWDAADWRAKLSNRAAGVRRAWLQTIPRTEGAAELLADMPALWNDRNLQTRLALFQTVAEMPSNISLGKRLVVAIHDVENQDDRNLLDALTAASAKHDLFFLQQLGNAKPTAKTTELVRLVAGHFARRKPGDDLNQVISQLDENGTGYVPVIISGISSSLGRNNTIKLNAPAEKRLVQLMTKAPVTMKSELIKLATVLGSTEFEKFTMEIAKELFAVVNNVEADEQATENAATQLVQMRSKDPQVVTAVLKRITFRSSPDMVSGLVRVLQQSQAPNLAGELLKNLPQWSPNSKTVGITMILTRPDLTTALLDELQAGNITMIDIPLALQQNLLSYPDAKVASRAREIMSKQGGLPNADRQQVINSHKKIIEHSGQTAIGKELFKKHCATCHRHQGEGNNIGPDLTGMAAHPKEELLIHLLDPSRSVEGNFRTYTISLLDGRIFSGMLASETKNSLEVIDAEAKRHLIQRDDIDVVKASNKSLMPEGFEKQMKPEEINHLLEFLTQKGRYLPLPLDKVATVVSTKGMFFAESSTLERLVFNDWKPKMFENVPFVLVDPEGDRKKNMILLYGPNGNNAPKMPKSVTLPVNSSAKTIHMLSGISGWGYPYSRAKSTTMIVEIVYADGQTEKHELLNAVHFADYIRREDVPESKFAFSLRSQQMRYLTVQPKKKDLIKEIRLVKGPDGSAPVVAAITVETYEK, via the coding sequence ATGAAAACCTATCTTTTAAGCACCTTTCTGTGCTTTTGTACCACGGTGCTGCACGCTGCAGACACCAATGTAAAAATTCTGTTTCTGGGCGATAATGCTGGTCACAGACCAGCTGAGCGATACCGACAGTTGGCACCAGTGCTTGCGAAACGTGGCATCGACATCACCTATACCGATAAAGTTACCGCGTTGAACAGCACGACGTTAAATCGCTACGATGGACTGCTGATTTACGCCAACATCAACGATATCACCGCAGAACAAGAAACAGCATTGCTGGATTATGTGGCATCGGGCAAAGGCTTCATTCCGCTGCACTGTGGCTCGTTCTGTTTCATTCGGTCGCAGAAATATATCGACCTCGTGGGGGCACAATTTTCGCGGCATGGCACCGGCATCTTCCGGGTGACACCTGCCACCACGAAACATCCCATCATGGAAAACTTTCAAAGCTTTGAAAGCTGGGATGAAACCTATGTGCATTCCAAACACAACGACAAAGATCGCACAGTATTGGAATATCGTGAGGAAGGTGGTCAGAAAGAACCCTGGACCTGGATTCGCACGCACGGCAAGGGAAAAGTGTTTTACACCGCCTGGGGCCATGATGAACGCACCTGGGCCCACAGTGGTTTTCAGAATCTTGTGGAACGTGGCATCCTTTGGGCATGTGGTCGCGAAATCCCCGCATATGCAAAATATATCGATCAACCGAGATTGACAGGTCCGGTCGCTAATGCAGATCAGTTCGAATACCAGAATGCGAAGATTCCTTTTTACCCCGGTCGTGGCCGAGATCAACGTGCCCCACGTCAGATGCAGTTGCCCGTTTCGCCAGAAGAATCGATGAAGCACTACCAGTATCCGGCAGATTTCGACCTGAAGCTGTTTGCATCGGAACCTGGGCTGGGCGGCAAACCAATTGCGATGAACTGGGACGCACGTGGCAGATTGTGGTTAGCAGTTACGGTGGATTATCCCAACGATTTGCAGGCACCAGGCAAAGGTAATGACAAGATCATCATCTGCGAAGATACGAATAATGATGGCAAAGCCGATCAATTCAAAGTATTTGCCGATAAATTGAGCATTCCCACTTCGTTTACATTTGCTTACGACGGCATTGTTGTACACCAGGCACCAGATACACTGTTTCTGCGCGATACTAACGGAGATGATGTTGCTGATGAACGCAACGTTTTGTTCACTGGCTGGGGCACCAGAGACACCCACGCTGGGCCAAGCAATCTTCGTTATAGTCTCGATGGCTGGTATTACGGCATCGTTGGCTATAGTGGTTTCAATGGTCGGATTGCTGGTGAACAAGTTTCGATGCGACAAGGGCTGTATCGTTTTCAGTTAACCAAAGAACGAGACCGAGTACGTGTCAGCCGCTTTGAATTCCTGCGGAATACCAGCAATAATTCCTGGGGTGTAGGAATCAGCGAAGAAGGCCTGGTCTTCGGTTCCACTGCGAATGGCACGCCCAGTGTATTTCTAGGTATGCCCAATCGATACTATGAACAGGTACAAGGTTGGTCTTCCAGTGTGTTGCCCAACATTGCTATCAGCAACGCATTTAAACCAATCACTACCAAAGTGCGGCAAGTTGATTTTCACGGTGGATTTACTGCTGCGGCAGGCCATGCGTTATATACCGCAAGGGCCTATCCCAGTTATTACTGGAATCGCACTGCCTTTGTGGCAGAACCCACTGGTCACCTCTGTGCCACATTTATACTGGAACCCAAGGGAGCAGATTTTATCGCCCGCAACTCGTGGAATCTGGTGGCTGGCCAGGATGAATGGATTTCGCCCATCGCTGCTGAAGTTGGCCCCGATGGCAACATGTGGGTAATTGACTGGTACAACTTTATTGTGCAGCACAACCCCACGCCAGCTGGATTTGAAAATGGTCGTGGCAATGCTTACGAGACTGAATTACGAGATAAAAAGCATGGCCGTATCTATCGATTGGTGGCAGCAAAGACGCAATTAGGCAACGCCCCATTCCCTGCTAATCCCAGTAATGAACAGTTGGTAGCAGGTTTGAAATCGGACAATATGTTCTGGCGCTTGCACGCACAACGCATGTTAATTGAACGCAAGGCAACTGAAGAAAAAGTAGTTGCTGCATTAAACATGTTGTCATTAGAAGATAGTGTTGATGCAATTGGTTTAAATCCTGCGGCAATGCATGCAATCTGGTGCTTGAATTATCTGCAGGAACCCATGGTAAAGTGGGATGCAGCAGATTGGCGTGCAAAGTTATCCAACCGTGCTGCCGGAGTGCGACGTGCCTGGCTGCAGACAATCCCACGCACTGAAGGTGCGGCAGAATTACTGGCAGATATGCCAGCACTCTGGAACGACCGCAATCTGCAAACCCGCCTGGCACTGTTTCAGACTGTGGCAGAAATGCCTTCGAATATCAGTCTTGGCAAACGATTGGTCGTTGCCATTCATGATGTTGAAAACCAGGACGATCGCAATCTGCTTGATGCATTGACTGCAGCAAGTGCCAAGCACGATCTATTTTTCCTACAGCAATTAGGCAATGCCAAACCAACGGCAAAGACCACTGAACTGGTGCGTCTGGTCGCGGGCCACTTTGCGCGTCGCAAACCTGGTGATGACTTGAATCAGGTCATTTCTCAATTGGATGAAAATGGAACGGGGTATGTTCCAGTCATTATTTCCGGAATCAGCTCTTCGTTAGGACGCAACAACACGATCAAACTGAATGCACCTGCAGAAAAACGGCTGGTACAATTGATGACGAAAGCACCAGTCACCATGAAGAGTGAATTGATCAAACTGGCGACAGTGCTTGGCAGTACAGAGTTTGAAAAGTTCACAATGGAAATTGCCAAAGAATTGTTTGCAGTAGTAAATAATGTAGAAGCAGACGAGCAAGCCACGGAAAACGCTGCCACCCAACTGGTACAGATGCGCAGCAAAGATCCACAGGTGGTTACGGCCGTTCTAAAACGGATTACCTTCCGCAGTTCACCCGATATGGTGAGTGGCCTGGTGCGTGTGTTGCAACAATCCCAGGCACCCAATCTTGCGGGTGAATTGTTGAAGAATCTGCCACAGTGGTCGCCGAACAGCAAAACGGTGGGGATCACCATGATCCTGACAAGGCCAGATCTGACGACTGCTCTATTGGACGAATTGCAGGCGGGCAACATCACCATGATTGATATCCCCCTAGCATTACAACAGAATTTGTTGAGCTATCCGGATGCGAAGGTTGCCTCACGTGCCCGGGAAATCATGAGCAAACAAGGTGGCTTGCCCAATGCAGATCGACAACAAGTGATTAACAGCCACAAAAAGATTATTGAACATTCCGGGCAAACTGCCATTGGAAAAGAACTGTTCAAAAAACATTGTGCTACATGTCATCGTCATCAGGGAGAAGGGAACAACATTGGGCCAGATTTGACTGGAATGGCAGCCCACCCAAAAGAAGAGCTACTGATCCACCTGCTGGATCCCAGCAGAAGCGTGGAAGGTAATTTCCGTACCTACACAATCAGTCTGCTCGATGGCAGAATCTTTTCTGGCATGCTGGCATCAGAAACCAAAAACAGTCTGGAAGTGATTGATGCTGAAGCAAAACGCCACTTGATTCAGCGAGACGATATTGATGTCGTGAAGGCTTCAAACAAATCGTTGATGCCCGAAGGGTTTGAAAAACAGATGAAACCTGAAGAAATCAACCACTTGCTGGAATTTCTGACCCAGAAAGGACGCTACCTACCATTGCCACTGGATAAAGTTGCCACTGTGGTGAGCACCAAGGGGATGTTTTTTGCAGAATCATCCACCCTCGAACGTTTGGTTTTCAACGATTGGAAACCGAAGATGTTTGAAAATGTGCCATTTGTGCTGGTAGATCCGGAAGGAGATCGCAAGAAAAATATGATTCTGCTTTACGGGCCAAACGGCAACAACGCACCGAAAATGCCGAAATCAGTTACTTTGCCGGTGAACAGCAGTGCAAAAACAATCCACATGCTCAGTGGGATCAGCGGCTGGGGCTATCCGTACAGCCGTGCAAAATCTACCACCATGATTGTGGAAATTGTTTATGCTGATGGTCAAACTGAAAAGCACGAATTGTTGAATGCGGTGCACTTTGCCGATTACATTCGACGGGAAGATGTGCCGGAATCAAAGTTTGCATTCTCGTTGCGTTCCCAGCAAATGCGTTATCTGACGGTGCAGCCGAAGAAGAAAGATCTCATTAAAGAGATCCGCCTGGTAAAAGGGCCAGATGGCAGTGCACCAGTGGTTGCGGCAATTACGGTTGAAACGTACGAAAAATAA